A window of the Dickeya dianthicola NCPPB 453 genome harbors these coding sequences:
- a CDS encoding ABC transporter permease, translated as MKNTVSSRAGLSPEVRLFLRNPSGMTGVALLLLVVVMALAASWVYPGDPLDMVAQPFLWPGQDPAFPLGTDSLGRDVAAGVVHGAQVSLQIGFSAVAVSLLIGMTVGASAGFFGGKVDRLLVHVTELFQTFPTFLLVVVLVAIGQPSVTLISCAIGVASWPTIARLVRAEFRTWRESDFVLAARSQGFSSLRIMAQEILPNALPSIIVTTSVMVASSILIESALSFLGFGDPNRVSWGSMIGAGRESLRSAWFLTAIPGGALVLTVLALNLVGDALNDALNPRSRRERV; from the coding sequence ATGAAAAATACCGTTTCTTCCCGCGCGGGGCTGTCGCCGGAAGTGAGGCTGTTTTTGCGCAATCCGTCCGGTATGACGGGCGTCGCGCTGCTGTTGCTGGTGGTGGTGATGGCGCTGGCAGCGTCGTGGGTGTACCCCGGCGACCCGCTGGATATGGTGGCGCAGCCGTTTCTGTGGCCGGGGCAGGACCCCGCTTTTCCGCTGGGCACCGATTCGCTGGGGCGTGATGTCGCCGCCGGGGTGGTGCATGGGGCGCAGGTGTCATTGCAGATTGGCTTTTCCGCCGTGGCGGTCAGCTTGCTTATCGGCATGACCGTCGGCGCAAGCGCCGGCTTTTTCGGCGGCAAGGTTGATCGCCTGCTGGTGCATGTCACCGAACTGTTCCAGACCTTTCCTACCTTTCTGCTGGTGGTGGTGCTGGTGGCTATCGGGCAGCCGTCGGTGACGCTGATTTCCTGCGCCATCGGCGTCGCCTCCTGGCCGACCATCGCCCGGCTGGTGCGGGCGGAATTCCGTACCTGGCGTGAAAGCGATTTCGTGCTGGCGGCGCGCAGTCAGGGGTTTTCCAGCCTGCGCATCATGGCGCAGGAGATCCTGCCTAACGCGCTGCCGTCGATTATCGTCACCACCTCGGTGATGGTGGCGTCGTCGATTCTGATCGAATCCGCGCTGTCGTTCCTCGGTTTCGGCGATCCGAACCGGGTGAGCTGGGGCAGCATGATCGGCGCCGGGCGTGAGTCGCTGCGCTCGGCGTGGTTTTTAACCGCGATCCCCGGCGGCGCGCTGGTGCTGACCGTGCTGGCGCTCAATCTGGTGGGGGATGCGCTCAACGACGCACTGAACCCGCGCTCACGGAGGGAACGTGTATGA
- a CDS encoding ABC transporter permease: protein MRKSERIRQVLWRTVLHAVPVAIGIVIVVFFLLQLVPGDAADVLAAEAGSATAETTAQIRRQFGLDLPVWHQLYNYLSNLAHFSLGFSPRYNAPVTALILSRLPQTLLLMLASQLVAIVVGIALGVVMAVWAGKWPDRLLSLLALLLYSTPGFWIGLMALILFSVRLEWLPGGGSATIGADLHGWAYLGDRLQHAVLPVCALSSFFIAIYARLTRAAMLEIDRQDFVRTAHAKGLSPWRVTLRHILRCALLPVTTVAGIHIGNLLGGAAVVETVFSWPGLGRLALEAVMARDFNVLLGVLLLSAFLVIVANILVDVLQSWLDPRIKAN, encoded by the coding sequence ATGAGAAAGAGTGAACGCATCCGGCAGGTGCTGTGGCGTACGGTGCTGCATGCGGTGCCGGTGGCCATCGGTATCGTGATCGTGGTGTTCTTTTTGCTGCAACTGGTGCCGGGTGATGCGGCGGATGTTCTGGCCGCCGAGGCGGGCAGCGCCACTGCCGAAACCACGGCGCAGATACGCCGGCAGTTCGGGCTTGATCTGCCGGTGTGGCATCAGTTGTACAACTATCTGTCCAACCTGGCGCACTTCAGTCTGGGGTTTTCACCGCGCTACAACGCGCCGGTGACGGCATTGATCCTGTCCCGTCTGCCGCAGACGCTGTTGCTGATGCTGGCTTCGCAACTGGTGGCGATTGTGGTGGGGATCGCGCTGGGCGTGGTGATGGCGGTGTGGGCGGGCAAATGGCCGGATCGGTTGCTGTCGCTGCTGGCGCTGTTGCTCTATTCCACGCCGGGATTCTGGATTGGATTGATGGCGCTGATTCTGTTCTCGGTCCGGCTTGAGTGGTTGCCGGGCGGCGGCAGCGCCACCATCGGTGCCGATCTGCACGGTTGGGCTTATCTTGGCGATCGGTTGCAGCATGCGGTACTCCCGGTCTGCGCCCTGAGCAGTTTCTTTATCGCCATTTACGCCCGCCTGACGCGCGCGGCGATGCTGGAGATTGACCGGCAGGATTTCGTGCGCACCGCCCATGCCAAGGGGCTGAGCCCGTGGCGGGTGACGCTGCGCCATATTCTGCGCTGCGCGCTGCTGCCGGTGACCACGGTCGCCGGGATACATATCGGCAACCTGCTGGGCGGCGCGGCGGTGGTCGAAACCGTATTTAGCTGGCCGGGCCTGGGCCGACTGGCGCTGGAAGCAGTAATGGCGCGTGATTTTAACGTGCTGCTGGGCGTGTTGCTGCTGTCGGCGTTTCTGGTGATCGTCGCCAATATTCTGGTCGATGTGCTGCAAAGCTGGCTGGACCCCCGAATCAAGGCGAACTGA
- a CDS encoding ABC transporter substrate-binding protein, producing the protein MKNKSLFAALLVAASLFGAISQAAETAPKRGGTLNFLVEPEPPVLTSLVNSGGSVIKVNAKVIEGLLNYDFNMKPIPQLATSWSVSPDGKQYTFHLRQGVKWHDGKDFTSADVAFSILTVKKYNSRGQGTFANVTEVKTPDPYTAIVELSQPAPYLISAFSANEAPIVPKHLYDGTDIRTNPYNTAPIGTGPFIFKEWVRGSHIVYERNPNYWDQPKPYVDRLVVKFIPDAATRLIAFETGGLDLGSESPVPLNELERVKKNPRLAIETGGYGYGPTQTRIEFNLDNPYLKNLKVRQAVAHSINRDVLRNVVWYGYAVNSPTPITPELAPFHDSAPSPYPFDVKKAEQLLDEAGFPRQADGIRFRLVHDYMPYGDGFKRVAEYLKSALAKVGIEVTIRSQDFATYVKRVYTDRDFEFTNHSISNLFDPTVGVQRLYWSQAFKPGVAFGNGSHYANPEVDKLLEQAAVETDPAKRVEEFRAFQRIVAQELPDINLLQLKRLTIYNTRVHNPLTDIQGANGSLAEIWLDQ; encoded by the coding sequence ATGAAAAATAAATCGCTTTTTGCGGCCTTGCTGGTGGCCGCCTCGCTGTTTGGCGCGATAAGCCAGGCAGCGGAGACGGCGCCCAAACGCGGCGGCACGCTGAATTTTCTGGTCGAGCCGGAACCGCCGGTGCTGACGTCATTGGTCAACAGCGGTGGGTCAGTTATCAAGGTCAATGCCAAGGTGATCGAAGGGTTGCTGAACTATGATTTCAACATGAAGCCGATTCCACAACTGGCGACCAGTTGGTCAGTGAGCCCGGACGGCAAACAGTACACGTTCCATTTGCGTCAGGGCGTGAAATGGCACGATGGCAAGGATTTCACCTCGGCTGACGTGGCGTTCTCCATCCTGACGGTCAAGAAATACAATTCCCGCGGGCAGGGCACCTTTGCCAATGTCACCGAGGTGAAAACGCCGGACCCTTATACCGCCATTGTGGAACTGTCACAGCCGGCGCCCTATCTGATCAGTGCGTTTTCCGCCAACGAAGCGCCGATCGTCCCCAAACATCTGTATGACGGCACCGACATTCGCACCAATCCTTACAACACCGCGCCGATAGGCACCGGGCCGTTCATCTTCAAAGAGTGGGTGCGCGGCAGCCATATTGTGTACGAGCGCAACCCCAACTATTGGGATCAGCCGAAACCGTACGTGGATCGTCTGGTGGTGAAATTCATCCCTGACGCCGCCACCCGCCTGATCGCTTTCGAAACCGGTGGGCTGGATCTGGGCAGTGAATCGCCGGTGCCGCTTAATGAGCTGGAGCGCGTCAAGAAAAACCCCAGGCTGGCGATTGAAACCGGCGGTTACGGCTACGGCCCGACGCAGACCCGCATCGAGTTCAATCTGGACAATCCGTACCTGAAAAACCTGAAGGTGCGGCAGGCTGTCGCCCACAGCATCAACCGCGACGTGCTGCGTAACGTGGTGTGGTACGGCTACGCCGTCAATTCGCCGACGCCGATTACCCCGGAGCTGGCGCCGTTCCACGACAGCGCGCCGTCGCCGTATCCGTTCGATGTGAAGAAAGCCGAACAATTGCTGGATGAGGCCGGTTTTCCGCGTCAGGCCGACGGCATCCGGTTTCGTCTGGTGCATGACTACATGCCGTACGGCGATGGCTTCAAGCGTGTGGCGGAATATCTGAAATCCGCGCTGGCCAAGGTGGGGATCGAGGTCACTATTCGCTCGCAGGATTTTGCCACCTACGTCAAACGTGTCTATACCGATCGGGATTTCGAATTCACCAACCACTCCATCTCCAACCTGTTTGACCCGACGGTGGGCGTGCAGCGTCTGTACTGGTCGCAAGCCTTTAAACCGGGCGTGGCGTTCGGCAACGGTTCACATTACGCCAACCCGGAGGTGGACAAGCTGCTGGAGCAGGCGGCGGTGGAAACCGACCCGGCCAAACGCGTAGAGGAATTTCGCGCCTTCCAGCGCATCGTGGCGCAGGAACTGCCGGACATCAATCTGTTGCAACTAAAACGCCTGACTATCTACAACACCCGCGTTCACAACCCACTGACCGATATTCAGGGCGCCAACGGCAGCCTGGCGGAAATCTGGCTGGATCAATAA